Proteins co-encoded in one Spirosoma endbachense genomic window:
- a CDS encoding bile acid:sodium symporter family protein codes for MKNLHAVALAGAGLLLVIAASMAIVGYGASAGWFVIGGLLLLAFGVRRFPAYAGLSFTVLISVAVALAMYHPDWLQNWGGFELKKLIIPLLQIIMFGMGSQSSLDDFAGILKNPKGVLVGIGSHYIIMPLIGYLLATLLPLPPAIAMGIVLVGCSPSGLASNVMAFIARANVPLSITVTAFSTLLSPFLTPALLKLLAGQLVPVDFWKMVMEILNITILPIVAGLLFNAFAYANQTRRSVGIQLVIYLAIIVLKNYLAIQTGEGSMLEGTLWNIGWFLVVPIVGGWLFHRISGGRRDILDRVLSMLSMVGITVIVTVITAAGQKSLLDVGLLLLLACFLHNTLGYLLGYWTCRAVGLNEQSSRSVAFEVGMQNAGMASGLALQMGQLATTGLAPAIFGPLMNTSGSMLANWWRNRSGDDREENLAQPLSQTPKALES; via the coding sequence ATGAAGAATTTACACGCCGTTGCACTGGCCGGAGCGGGATTGCTGCTGGTAATTGCGGCCAGTATGGCCATCGTGGGTTATGGTGCTTCTGCTGGTTGGTTCGTTATTGGTGGTTTGTTGTTGCTGGCATTTGGCGTCCGGCGCTTTCCGGCCTATGCGGGTCTATCGTTTACGGTACTGATATCGGTAGCCGTTGCCCTGGCTATGTACCACCCGGACTGGCTGCAGAATTGGGGTGGTTTTGAATTGAAAAAGCTGATCATCCCCTTGCTTCAGATCATCATGTTCGGCATGGGGTCACAATCGAGCCTCGACGATTTTGCAGGGATTCTCAAAAACCCGAAAGGGGTACTGGTAGGCATTGGGAGCCATTACATCATTATGCCTTTAATTGGTTATCTGCTGGCCACGTTACTGCCGCTTCCGCCAGCCATTGCCATGGGAATTGTACTGGTGGGTTGTTCGCCAAGTGGTTTAGCCTCGAATGTAATGGCATTTATTGCCCGAGCCAATGTGCCGCTTTCGATCACCGTCACAGCTTTTTCAACGCTACTATCGCCTTTTCTGACGCCAGCCCTCCTGAAGCTATTAGCTGGTCAACTGGTTCCGGTCGATTTCTGGAAGATGGTCATGGAAATTCTCAACATTACCATTCTACCCATCGTGGCCGGACTTCTGTTCAACGCCTTTGCCTATGCCAATCAAACGCGTCGCAGCGTGGGTATTCAACTGGTTATCTACCTGGCAATCATTGTGCTTAAGAACTACCTCGCCATCCAAACAGGCGAAGGGTCTATGCTGGAGGGTACACTCTGGAATATTGGCTGGTTTTTGGTAGTACCGATTGTTGGCGGGTGGTTGTTTCATCGGATCTCGGGCGGTCGACGCGATATTCTCGACCGGGTTTTGTCGATGCTATCGATGGTGGGCATCACGGTTATTGTAACCGTCATTACGGCAGCGGGCCAGAAAAGCCTGCTCGACGTAGGGTTACTGTTGCTCCTTGCCTGCTTTCTTCACAACACGCTGGGGTATCTGCTGGGTTACTGGACTTGCCGGGCAGTTGGCCTCAATGAGCAATCAAGTCGATCGGTGGCCTTTGAGGTGGGTATGCAAAATGCGGGCATGGCTTCTGGCCTGGCGTTGCAGATGGGCCAGCTAGCCACAACCGGATTAGCCCCTGCCATTTTTGGACCGCTCATGAATACATCGGGTTCGATGCTGGCCAACTGGTGGCGGAATCGCTCAGGCGACGATCGCGAAGAAAATCTTGCCCAGCCGTTAAGCCAAACCCCGAAGGCATTGGAATCCTGA
- a CDS encoding SusD/RagB family nutrient-binding outer membrane lipoprotein — MKNKLCFLALTVVGIGLSSCDKGFQEVNINPVQPTVVDPIYLFSNAEFSTTISSQTIIYEEAIVQQVLTPYNGVNEGGNHNVDVRANTMINWNYLYSGTGNGNNGPIKLLADVMNQTKANTARSNLYNMARIWKAYVFLILVDTYGDIPYKQAGQAYLSGVNLPVYDNQQEIYTDLLNEVDQATTALDATKTIETGDIFFKGNIAQWKRFGNSLLLRMAMRLTKVDAQKAQTLVQKAFQNGVMQSNDDNVKIQFTSIFNSPLSNLWNGTEKANFYLAQPFIDYLKTTKDPRLKVIATKYAEPSKNPDATTEDNTPANQVGIPVGYDDGSIKTAPGFPGTVGSGGWKYSQLNRRTLGKVDAVQYYITHAQTQLLLAEAAQRGWIQGKASDFYQAGVRAHMSQITDPAYPITAADMDAYLTANPFDATNALNQINSQYWVASLLNGPEAWANWRRSGYPALAPNPYPGKTIKGDFIHRLTYPSNERSVNVTNYNLAVARQGADDLDTRLFWDK; from the coding sequence GCTGAGCAGTTGCGATAAAGGCTTTCAGGAAGTAAACATAAATCCGGTACAGCCAACGGTCGTCGATCCGATCTACCTGTTTTCCAATGCCGAGTTTTCAACTACAATATCCTCTCAGACTATTATTTACGAAGAGGCCATTGTTCAGCAGGTTTTGACGCCCTACAATGGTGTCAACGAAGGGGGCAATCACAATGTCGACGTTCGGGCGAATACCATGATCAACTGGAACTACCTCTACAGTGGGACCGGCAATGGCAACAATGGGCCAATTAAATTATTGGCCGATGTCATGAATCAGACCAAAGCCAACACGGCCCGCAGTAATCTCTACAACATGGCTCGTATCTGGAAGGCCTACGTTTTCCTGATTCTGGTCGATACGTATGGCGACATACCCTACAAACAGGCCGGGCAGGCGTATCTGTCGGGGGTTAATTTGCCGGTTTATGACAACCAGCAGGAGATTTATACCGACCTGCTGAACGAAGTCGATCAGGCTACCACCGCCCTCGATGCGACGAAAACCATCGAAACCGGCGATATATTCTTCAAGGGTAATATTGCTCAGTGGAAGCGATTTGGAAATTCGTTACTGCTCCGGATGGCGATGCGACTGACGAAAGTCGATGCGCAGAAAGCCCAGACGCTGGTTCAGAAGGCGTTTCAGAACGGGGTGATGCAATCGAATGACGACAATGTCAAAATACAGTTTACGAGCATTTTCAACAGTCCGCTCAGCAATCTATGGAATGGTACCGAGAAGGCCAATTTTTACCTGGCCCAGCCTTTTATCGATTACCTGAAAACGACGAAAGACCCACGCCTGAAGGTAATTGCGACCAAATATGCCGAACCGTCTAAAAATCCGGATGCAACCACCGAGGATAACACCCCGGCTAATCAGGTGGGTATTCCGGTTGGCTACGATGATGGTAGTATCAAAACGGCTCCTGGTTTCCCCGGAACCGTAGGATCGGGTGGCTGGAAGTACTCGCAATTGAACCGGCGCACGCTGGGTAAGGTCGATGCGGTTCAATATTACATCACGCATGCACAAACTCAGCTCTTGCTGGCCGAAGCTGCACAGCGGGGCTGGATTCAGGGAAAAGCCAGTGACTTTTATCAGGCTGGCGTTCGGGCGCACATGAGCCAGATAACCGATCCGGCCTACCCCATTACGGCGGCTGATATGGACGCATACCTGACAGCCAATCCATTCGATGCAACGAATGCGCTGAACCAGATTAATTCGCAGTATTGGGTGGCATCACTGCTCAACGGCCCCGAGGCATGGGCCAACTGGCGCCGAAGCGGTTACCCAGCCCTGGCCCCTAACCCATATCCGGGTAAAACCATTAAAGGGGATTTCATTCATCGATTGACCTACCCATCCAACGAGCGTTCGGTGAACGTGACTAATTACAATCTGGCTGTTGCCCGGCAGGGTGCCGACGATCTCGATACCCGACTATTCTGGGATAAATAA